gaggtactttatgtttgtttgttgactacctaaatagccctttaaataaataaaaagttgatatttcttatatgtttgacacagtgaaaaacagcctggggtcaaattgaccccaaagaacaccgacattaaacattgaatggggtcaaattgacccgaaaggtaacaggagggttaaacattctgtttaggatgaagatgtattaatgttccatatggaagaaaactgctaaataactgctgagttgcagcaccattgtatagaagaatgtataaatgtatatatccgtcttttgtcataaatctctatgttctcacaaaatataccgagaatatcggtaatatgtgattaatcatgattaatccacaaaaacctgtgattaacccgattaaaatttttactcgtttcacagccctaatattatgTATGTATGACCATGCATGTATGTTTTGCAGGAGCTAATGGTCTGGCCAACCCAAGAGATTTCCTTTGCCCAGTTGCTTGGTATGAGGACCGCGAATTGCCCACGGGTTACACCGTCATCAACAAGTACCAAGGAAAGCTCTTCGCCTGCCAACAGGTGCTTTTTTTTGTGACATTTCCTTTTGTGTGTCAGTACACTCACATGTACACATTTGGCATACTTGCCCTATTAGCCAATTTAGGTCTTTGTTTGCTTCAGTAGACACCATCGAGCCACAACGATGATTAACAGGAAACTTGCCCAACTGAAGCATATGATCCATTCGCCCTTTTCTGCCGAATGAATTGCCGTTCCTGATGATTTAATATCGAAGTGTTCGCCGTTATCCATGCAGCAGTTTTCCACCTTGACTCCCTTATGAACCTTAATTACTCATAATTAGTTAAGGCATTATGGAGTTACATGCGGTGTACCTGTGAAGCTCTGCTTTGTCTCAAGTTAAGCTTTAATTTCACCATATTTCACTGAGGGAATGATCCTGCCCCTTCCGAAATGTCCTGTTGGGCGCATAATTGGATCAACACATAATGTCTGACAGGAGTTTTTTTTTACCGAGacagggaggaggtgggaggagaagTTTGTCAGGATTGGGGGTTGGGGTGTTGTAACCGTGGAAACCGTGTCAAACTCAACATGTCACACTGTTATTATTCATTGTATGAAATACACAAGGGCAATATACTGTCATTtttggagcaaaaaaaaaaaaagtcatcgATCTAGCTGCCCCTACATGAGTATCCGCCCTGTTATGTGCAAGGTGTCAGAGGTGGCGGCTGCCGGCTGCACCTGACACTCTTTCGCTGGTGTTCACTCTTTCCCAAGCGAAAAGGGTGAGGCTCCAGGAGTAAGAAAATAAGATGGGGGATGCTAGCCTCACCTCAAGGAAGACGCTGACACTCCCGTCTGGTCCTgtggttttttccccccgcagAGTGTTGAAATTGCTCAAATTAACTTATTATTTGCTTGACTGGgccaatatgtttgtgttttgtgtgcatgtgtgtgcacatgcacacaaaaatcCCTCCTCCGTTTTCCATTCATTTTAATCGAATGTGGTGGAGTTACCATGGATGAATGTTCAAGAAATCACCTGCACAAGCTTTCCCAAAGGCCTTTTTGGATGGTAACTCCTGTATGTCGTGTGTGTGGCCAAGGTTCTTTCCTGGTGTTTTTTAGTTATGTAATGTGTATGAATTTACTTATGCACatgtttgtgtatgcatatgtgttTTATTGTTAGTGTACTAGCTGTTCATGCGTGGAAATGTGCGTGAGCATGTGTGTAAGGAGCACAGAGGTCACTCAGGAGGCAGTTGAGTTGTAATGAATTATATTGATTTCTAGAACTGCTGTTGAATGTCTTTTTCGTAGTGGCATTATCAGAACAGAGAAACGGTATCAAATTGCTGTGGTTTTAACAatcaagataaataaatatctctGCAGCCACTGTTACTGCTGCTCCCTCCCCCCTAACTGTGTCGCAGCGAGCGTCAGAATGCTCAAAGTTTTCGAAAGTTTGATTGTGAAGCCAATTACCCCATAATACCTGGAGCCGCGTCTCACAAAGAACAGTTAggatgaaagagaagaaagaagcaCACTCTTTCACAATCAACCCATTTCATTATGACcagttttttctctctttatgtCAAGAAGTACTCTCTCTGGGAATTTAAGATTACAAAGACATTATTCATTATTCCCTTTTCCCGGTGAAAAGCTCAATTTAAAatcttttgtgtttgttgctcaGGCAGTCTTGTTTGATTTGTTTGCTTCTCTGCTTTGCACGTAGGATTTCTCTCCATTCAATGTGGTTGCTTGGCATGGGAACTACACACCTTACAAATACAACCTGAAGAACTTCATGGTTATCAACGCTGTGGCCTTCGACCATGCGGTGAGTCATATTTTTAAAGACACAGACCCGCTCCAATATGCTACACCACATTTCAGAAAACAAATTGAACTGTCGACATCGAGCTCGCCCTCACAAGTTATTGATCTTCCTATAGGATCCATCTATCTTTACTGTGCTGACTGCCAAATCCACGCGACCTGGTGTGGCGATTGCTGACTTTGTCATCTTCCCCCCTCGGTGGGGTGTGGCTGACCACACCTTGCGTCCACCATACTATCACCGTAGGACcacaataatacacacacacacacacacgcatgtaaaAGCAAAAGCAGAAACAATGAATTTGAGACGTGGCTGAAACTGAATCCCAATTTGAATGGAAATGTAAAAGTCGGTCTTGTGAAGCTCATTTAAGTCGATCATGAAATGAAACAAGCCAGCCAGAAACTAACTGTCGATTTACACAACCAGTGTCAAGACAGCAGGTGATAATAATCCGCCTGCTGTATGACGTTTTTTTCTCCACTGACGCACCGCCACAGCCCCTTTTGTCAGTTTTCACCACAGATCTATAAAGCCATCTAGTGGAAATCAGTGTTACAGCTTGCATTATACACAGTATTGCATTACAGCTCCTCCTGCTTGTCACTTTAGGGAACTGCATGAGTGAATTCATGGGTCTGATCGAAGGCCACTATGAAGCTAAAGAGGAGGGCTTCCAGCCAGGAGGGGCCAGCCTACACAGCATCATGACACCACACGGCCCGGACGGCGAATGCTTTGAAAAGAGCAGCACTGCTGAGCTCAAACCTGAGAGGGTGGCTGAGGGAACTATGGtaacataataatacatatgtTTTAAAGTCAACTAGAGAAGCAGCATCAAAAGTCTGAAACCAGTTCCATGGCATCAGTAATTAAATGTCACATCTTTTCTTTCTGCAGGCGTTCATGTTTGAGTCATCCTTCAGCATGGCCGTGACCAAGTGGGGTCTGCAAACATGCCAGAGGCTTGACAAGAGCTACCATCAGTGCTGGGAATCTCTCCGCAGCCACTTTAATCCCAACTGGAAGCCCAGCAAACAGTAGAAGAACAAAAGGactaagaataaatataaatcaattGTAGTTGCTAAATAGACAATACTTAATTTAACTTTATTAAATATAACTATGTAATATTTTGGCAACTGggatttctttgtgtttttgatgTCTGTTACTTACATTACAGAAGTGTAAACCACTAAGATTAGAGTTGTATAATTAAGAGTAAaacacagagttgttgtgtCATGGCAGTAATAAAAATCCCTACGGtgcaacatgtttttttctacaGGCCACTGTGCAGATCAGTCATGCTGAACATGTAAGCATTGTGTCTTCTCTACTTGTGCCAATTATCTTAAATGTACCATTATCACACAGTTGTCATTTAGCAAAAGCTTTACACTGACTCGCTCAAGGGCACCTCAGTGATCAAAGATTGTGAAGACAAGTGCATCTTGATTACTTTTTTGTGCAGAATGTAATGTATGGGGCAAGCAACAACGTTTCACCGACAACAACAATTTATCTTTAATCTTGTCACGAGGTGAGCCTCACTTCCCCAGTCTACTGACTCTGCACATATTCACCATGTATTCTTCCCACTTCTGCCTCAACAATCAAAAGCACATGACTGTTTTTGACAATAATTTTATTTGTTAATAATAACACAGACAGGCATCACTAGCACACGAAGGAGGTCTTGATACATCAGAGCTCATGTTAACAAACTGTACTTTCGGTTGAGGGTTCCAGCCTTAATCTGCTCTTCCTTCCTATCCTGTAACAGACATATGAAATATTATGAGTTAATAAAGTTTCCATGTCAACAAAGTCATATAACCCACTTCCCTTTGCGTACATTTCCTCAACTGCTCGTTTTATGAGTGAGCATTTTGTGATTCTCATGCAGTTTTTGTTCCTCCCAGCAGAAAGAGGGAGCCCAACATCATGATACGTATGAATCAGTAATCAAGCAAAGAAAATTCTGGGTATGTTGTCTCGTACCCTGTCCGTCTTGAAGAGGTAGTAGAGGACAAAGAGAGGCACAACTCCAAAAAATGCACCCAACAGAGAAGTCTTGAATGTGGGCCTGAAGTTGGAGTAGGGGTTGGCGCGTGCATACACCCAGCGTGTCAGCGCTGGGTCTTCCTGTAGAGAGAAGAATGCAATTCAATTTCAATGCTCATCCTAAAAACTGAATCTTTGCAGTGTAGAAAAAAGATTAGTCAAACTATTATTGACTAAACATTACTAAAGCAAAGACACACGTATACAAGATATAGTAATGTCATGATACTGGAAAACTGTTTTCCACTAAACAACAATCTATATCCAGAAGCCTTTTATTATCATTAGGAAAACAGTCAAACAAACTTTGCTACGGGAGAAACCTTTGGAAGAGCTACACAGAAGGTCCCCCTGCCAGGACGGGCCTTTTCCACCAAGGACTTTTGATGAAGACTACAAACCGTAACGATGAAAAATAATGAGAAATTTAATTTAGCTGCTTCCGTTTCAGGGTTCTGGTAGTGTGCATGTTGGCTTACTGGGACACTTGGACAAAGCTGAGTCATTGTTAATATTGTTAGAAACATATTTTCTAATAAGTCACAAAATAGACAACCCAAATGAAATAAGCTCtgtcaaatgtattattttcttttcGTGAGGAGTTGTGTAGTTTCAGGCATCGACAAAGTCCATTGCATGTTGGTGTCGTGCAGAACAAGATGTATTGCTGCTCGATTGAAGCAGCTGAAGCGGGAGCAGTCTGGACGAGGCTCGGTTTAGTTGCAGGGTTGAAAGGGACAGGAATGAAACCATTTACTCAATGTTAATCTTGAACAAGTAAATATGTAGTGCATTAGCTCCATCTCTAGCATATGGCAACAGTGAAGCACTTGACTCGCGTtacatctaaaaatatatacGAAATAATGGATTTAATGTTGACGTACACAGTATGGCTAACGTCACTGTCGTTCAGGTGTTCGTCCAAACTGAAACCTTCCTGATAATATGATTAACTCCAGCCAGTACCGCATCACAACAGCATGCAAAACAATATGAGGCACTAAAGTCGTCCTTTAGTAAAAACTGGGTTCGTTTGATTTGCGTGCACGGGCTTATTGTTAGCCATTTCCAAAGGTGACATTGCTAGCTAGCAGATCGCCACTTACAATGAGCTCTTTTCTGTGCGGGTTGTTGAGCTGCATCTGGTACTGCCTCTTTAGATTCGCCCGTAGCGCTGCCCTGTCCTCTTCGGCACGTCGCTGATCCAGTGAGACATTAAAATACTCATTTGGGTCGAGCGTTTTTGGCCGAGAAGCCAAGGGCGCCTCTCGGTAGTCCGCCATGATTGTTTGATGACGCGTAGAACAGGGCGGATGTGATCTCGTAAAGTCTCGCGTTGATTGCAGGAatcgtcgccatggcaacatcAAACTTTCTCTCGCTGTTAGGTCCACGTATCAAGTGAAGCAATGAGCGCAGGTCACAAAAAACAGGAAAAGGAAGAGAGTGTTCTGGATGAAAGTGATGACTACTTTAAGTATGAAGAAGTGTCTCTCGCGGATGACTGGAGTTTGACGGAAGGGGTGGAAGATTTGGAGGCAACGGTAAAAACTATCCAAGCCCGGGCGGAGGCCGGCGCTCCTTCCACCACACACCACCGACCCCAGGCCGTGGAGGACTTCCTGCGCAACTTCCTTTTCCAAATGTGCATGACAGAAACACTCGATTGTTTTCAGACCGAGTGGAGCGAGATGGTGCAGAGAGGACTGGTGGACACAGAACATGTTGATGTGGTACCGGACGTGCACGTTGAAAACCAGCGTCTGGACAGCGAGCTGAAAAACGCGcagcgggagggagaggagtACAGGCTGGCGGCATCTGCCGGAGCTGAGACATTGGCGAGGGTCCAGAAAGAAAGGGACTTCCACCGGATGCAACATAAGCGTGTTGTCCAGGAGAAAAACAGGGTGATCGAGGAGATAAGAAAGCTTAAATCACAGTGCGACCACTACGAACCCGCGTTGAAGCGAAGTCATGAAAAATACCAAGCCGTTTTAAAGCAGACCATGCTGGTGGCTTTAGAAAGGGACAAGGCCTTCGTGCAGGCGAAGAGTCAGCTGCTGCAAAACGTCCCCTTCTGTGGGGAGGTAGGGGGAGAAGTAGCGGGGAACAGCCCAGGAGAGCCAAGTGTCAAAGGGACAACCCATCCAGGGATCCAGCCgagacctcctccatctgcaAATAGTCCAAGGAGTCAGACTCGGGGAAGTGAgtgaaggcaaatgtgtgttgaAGTAAATACATAAGACTAAAAATCAGGTTTCTGGTACCAACACTTTCCTGAAGTAGGCAATTTACATTTGGAAAACTTGTGTGCCCATCTTTAATACCCCATGTCCATTGGGATATtgaaacacaaaaacattattacattcac
The Pseudoliparis swirei isolate HS2019 ecotype Mariana Trench chromosome 16, NWPU_hadal_v1, whole genome shotgun sequence DNA segment above includes these coding regions:
- the hgd gene encoding homogentisate 1,2-dioxygenase translates to MSGLKYMSGFGNEFSSEDPRCPGSLPEGQNNPQVCPYGLYAEQLSGSAFTCPRPANKRSWLYRILPSVKHKPFAVVPCGDLTDNWNEVEPDPNQLRWLPFTIPKSTEKKVDFVAGLQTVCGAGDAKSRDGIGIHVYTCNTSMVDRCFNNSDGDFLIVPQQGEILITTEFGKIMVEPNEIGVIQQGMRFSVDVFGETRGYILEVYGSHFELPDLGPIGANGLANPRDFLCPVAWYEDRELPTGYTVINKYQGKLFACQQDFSPFNVVAWHGNYTPYKYNLKNFMVINAVAFDHADPSIFTVLTAKSTRPGVAIADFVIFPPRWGVADHTLRPPYYHRNCMSEFMGLIEGHYEAKEEGFQPGGASLHSIMTPHGPDGECFEKSSTAELKPERVAEGTMAFMFESSFSMAVTKWGLQTCQRLDKSYHQCWESLRSHFNPNWKPSKQ
- the ndufb4 gene encoding NADH dehydrogenase [ubiquinone] 1 beta subcomplex subunit 4, with product MADYREAPLASRPKTLDPNEYFNVSLDQRRAEEDRAALRANLKRQYQMQLNNPHRKELIEDPALTRWVYARANPYSNFRPTFKTSLLGAFFGVVPLFVLYYLFKTDRDRKEEQIKAGTLNRKYSLLT
- the LOC130206349 gene encoding sperm-associated antigen 16 protein-like, whose translation is MSAGHKKQEKEESVLDESDDYFKYEEVSLADDWSLTEGVEDLEATVKTIQARAEAGAPSTTHHRPQAVEDFLRNFLFQMCMTETLDCFQTEWSEMVQRGLVDTEHVDVVPDVHVENQRLDSELKNAQREGEEYRLAASAGAETLARVQKERDFHRMQHKRVVQEKNRVIEEIRKLKSQCDHYEPALKRSHEKYQAVLKQTMLVALERDKAFVQAKSQLLQNVPFCGEVGGEVAGNSPGEPSVKGTTHPGIQPRPPPSANSPRSQTRGSE